A single genomic interval of Cloacibacillus sp. harbors:
- the typA gene encoding translational GTPase TypA: MQDSSKIRNIAIIAHIDHGKTTLIDGIFKAAHLFRDNQVMEERVMDAGNIERERGITIKAKHCTVEWEGYKINIVDTPGHADFSGEVERVLSMVDSVLLLVDANEGPMPQTRYVLMRALKLGLKPIVIVNKVDRPNAEPDQALDKTFDLFIELGATEEQCDFMTLYGSGLQGWIVDDLNKYPDNTKAGMTDLFKAIIERVPAPQAEMNKPFLMQVCALSWSEYLGRIGCGRILQGTLRKSDRFVRTHTRWKDYEQTDWEVVSSDTSNCSHLYVTNGLARTEVEAVGAGDIVWFTGPANIDLGDTMSAPELEEPALAPLDIEEPTVSMLILVNTSPFANQDGNAITLRQLKARIERETKTDPALRMEDLGRPDGIKVSGRGELHLGILIEEIRREGSEICVSRPEVIIQHDAKGRSLEPMEDLIIDVPEEYQGIVIQKLAQRKGELKNMENGGTGVLRLEFRIPTRGLIGYRGEFLTDTRGLGILASRFVGYGLWVGEINARSRGSLVSMDTGTATGYALENLQERGLLFVKPGDDIYNGQVVGESSRNKDMPCNPSKRKQQNNMRSATKDMKITLDVPRIMTVDTAMEWISDDELVEVTPHNVRIRKMILDADQRKKARMQAGIKDEDED; the protein is encoded by the coding sequence ATGCAGGACTCGTCAAAAATCAGAAACATCGCAATAATCGCCCATATCGACCACGGAAAGACGACGCTCATAGACGGCATATTCAAGGCCGCGCACCTTTTCCGCGACAACCAGGTGATGGAAGAGCGCGTAATGGACGCCGGCAACATCGAGCGTGAGCGCGGCATCACCATCAAAGCAAAACACTGCACAGTCGAATGGGAAGGCTATAAGATAAATATAGTTGACACGCCCGGACACGCCGACTTCTCCGGCGAAGTGGAGCGCGTCCTTTCAATGGTCGACTCCGTTCTTCTGCTCGTCGACGCGAACGAAGGCCCCATGCCGCAGACGCGTTACGTTCTCATGCGCGCGCTGAAGCTCGGACTGAAACCGATAGTCATAGTCAACAAGGTAGACCGCCCGAACGCGGAGCCGGATCAGGCGCTCGACAAAACCTTCGACCTCTTCATCGAGCTTGGCGCCACGGAGGAACAGTGCGACTTTATGACGCTCTACGGCTCTGGGCTGCAAGGCTGGATAGTCGACGACCTCAATAAATACCCCGACAACACAAAGGCGGGCATGACCGACCTCTTCAAAGCGATAATCGAACGCGTCCCCGCCCCGCAGGCGGAGATGAACAAGCCCTTCCTCATGCAGGTCTGCGCTCTCTCGTGGAGTGAATACCTCGGGCGCATCGGCTGCGGCCGCATCCTTCAGGGAACGCTCAGAAAATCCGACAGATTCGTCCGCACCCATACGCGTTGGAAGGACTACGAACAGACTGATTGGGAAGTGGTATCCAGCGACACCTCCAACTGCTCGCACCTATACGTCACCAACGGCCTCGCGCGCACCGAAGTAGAGGCGGTCGGCGCGGGAGACATCGTCTGGTTCACCGGGCCCGCCAATATAGACCTTGGCGACACGATGAGCGCGCCGGAGCTTGAAGAGCCGGCGCTCGCCCCGCTTGACATAGAAGAGCCGACAGTCTCCATGCTCATCCTCGTCAACACCAGCCCCTTCGCCAATCAGGACGGAAACGCCATCACGCTGCGCCAGCTAAAAGCGCGCATCGAACGCGAAACGAAGACCGACCCGGCGCTCCGCATGGAAGACCTGGGCCGCCCGGACGGCATCAAAGTCTCAGGGCGCGGCGAGCTGCACCTGGGCATCCTCATTGAGGAAATAAGACGCGAAGGCTCCGAGATCTGCGTCTCACGCCCAGAAGTCATCATCCAGCACGACGCAAAAGGCCGTTCGCTCGAACCAATGGAAGACCTTATCATCGACGTGCCCGAAGAATATCAGGGCATCGTCATCCAGAAGCTCGCGCAGCGCAAAGGCGAGCTGAAAAATATGGAAAACGGCGGCACCGGCGTCCTTCGCCTCGAGTTCCGCATCCCGACGCGCGGCCTCATCGGCTACCGCGGCGAATTTCTCACAGACACGCGCGGCCTTGGCATCTTGGCCTCGCGCTTCGTCGGCTACGGCCTCTGGGTGGGCGAAATAAACGCGCGTTCGCGCGGCTCGCTCGTCTCCATGGACACAGGCACCGCCACCGGATACGCGCTTGAAAACCTTCAGGAGCGCGGCCTTCTCTTCGTGAAGCCCGGCGACGACATCTACAACGGACAGGTGGTAGGCGAGTCCTCGCGCAACAAAGACATGCCCTGCAACCCCAGCAAGCGCAAACAGCAGAACAACATGCGCTCAGCCACCAAAGACATGAAAATAACGCTCGACGTGCCGCGCATCATGACGGTAGACACCGCTATGGAGTGGATAAGCGACGACGAACTTGTCGAAGTGACGCCCCACAACGTCCGCATACGCAAAATGATACTTGACGCCGACCAGCGCAAAAAAGCCCGTATGCAGGCCGGAATAAAGGACGAAGACGAAGATTAA